ACCGGGGCCGAGCGCGGAGAGGCGACGCTTGTGGGTCAGACCCGCGAGCGGGTTGTTCTGGTCCATGAACTGCGACAGCTGCGACGTTCCGAAGAACTCCTTGATCGCGGCCACGACGGGACGGACGTTGATCAGGGTCTGCGGGGTGATCGCCTCGATGTCCTGCGTGGTCATGCGCTCGCGGACGACGCGCTCCATGCGGGACAGGCCGGTGCGGACCTGGTTCTGGATGAGCTCGCCGACGGCGCGGATACGACGGTTGCCGAAGTTGTCGATGTCGTCGATGTCCAGGCGGATCTCGGCGGGCTTGCCGCTGCGGACGCCGTCGTAGCTGACGTCGCCGCGGTGCAGGCGGACCAGGTACTTGATCGTCGCGACGATGTCCTCGACGGTCAGGACCGAGTCGCTCAGCGCCTTGTCGATGCCGAGCTTCTGGTTGATCTTGTAGCGACCGACCTTCGCGAGGTCGTACCGCTTCGAGTTGAAGTAGAAGTTGTCCAGCAGCGCGCGGGCAGCCTCAGCGGCGACCTGCTCGCCCGGACGGAGCTTGCGGTAGATGTCGCGGAGCGCATCTTCCTTCGTCAGGATCGTGTCCTTCTCGAGGGTCTCCTCGATCGAGCTGAAGCCCGCGAACTCCTGCATGATGTCTTCGCTCGTGAGGCCGAGAGCCTTGAGGAACACGGTGACCGACTGCTTGCGCTTGCGGTCGATGCGGACGCCGACCTGGTCGCGCTTGTCGATCTCGAACTCGAGCCATGCACCACGGCTGGGGATGACGCGAGCCGAGACGATGTCCTTGTCGGACGTCTTGTCGGGGGTCTTGTCGAAGTAGACACCGGGGGAACGCACCAGCTGCGAGACGACGACGCGCTCGGTGCCGTTGATGATGAAGGTGCCTCGGGCGGTCTGGAGCGGGAAGTCGCCCATGAAGACCGTCTGCGTCTTGATCTCACCCGTGAGGTGGTTCATGAACTCGGCCTCGACGTAGAGCGGGGCGGCGTACGTCTTGCCGCGCTCCTTGCACTCCTCGATGGAGTACTTCTCAGGCTCGAGGTAGGGGTTCGTGAACGAGAGCTGCATCGTCTCGCCCAGATCCTCGATCGGGGAGATCTCCTCGAAGATCTCCTCGAGGCCGCTGATCTCGGGAACGTCGGTGCGCCCCTCGGCTTGCGCCTCGGCGACGCGTGCCTTCCAGGCCTCGTTGCCGACGAGCCAGTCGAACGACTCGGTCTGCAGCGCGAGGAGGTCGGGGACCTCCAGCGTGTCGGAGATCTTGGCGAACGAGAGGCGGGATGCGCCGCGACCGTTCTTGATGGTGGTGGTGGGAGTTGCGTTGCGCGCAGCAGCCAAGGGAATTACCTCCGTGAGCCCGGGGAGGGCTGGTTTTCCTTGTCGTCAGGTGGAGTACTCCCGATCCACGCCTGCGGCGCGCGCCGACGGAGGAGTCCGTCGGGGGCACAGGCACAAGCCGACCACCATATGAGGGCAAGTAGAAGGGAGCGCAACTACCTACTATAGGACGGGCGACGCGCCGTGTCCAGTCGAATCGTTGACGAGTTCCGCAGGCTGCGGTATAACTCGCGCTCGCGTCGACTCAGTTCCACTGCCAGGTGACGAGCACCGACTGCGCGAGCGCGTCACGGTCGGCCTGTGGCACATCGACGCTCGCCGAGAAGGTGACGATGTAGGTCTGCCCCGCATCCACGAGGTAGTACTGGTCGATGACGTACGGGACGTCGCCCTGCTCCACGCGGGCCGTCAGGTGCGCGGACTCGGACCCGGCCGCCGTCACGCGATCGAGCGCCTCCACATCGACGGCGCCGGCTCCTTCGAGCTCAGCGACGCCGGCCTGCTCGACCTGCTCAGAGGTGACTTCACCGCCGGGCGAGACGAGGATGTTGACGTTGTCGCTGTAGCCGTCGGCGTCTTGCAGGTCGGCGGCGAACGTCGTCTCGTCGAAGCCGGCGGGGGCGCCGTCGGGGAAACCCCAGCCCTCGGGGAGCGTGAACGTGTACTGCTCGGCAGTGACCGTGTCGCCGGTGGCCGGCGCGAATTCCACCGCCTCGCTCTCCGGGGCAGGCGCGGCCGGGGTCAACGGCGTCGTAGGAGCGGACTGCCCCGTGCAGCCGACCAGTCCGAGGCCCGCAGCGAGGACGAGGGCGACGGACGCGCGACGGAGGAGCATGCCGCCGACCCTACGCGCCGGCGCCCGTCACCCGCGGGGGCTTGCGCTCCGGAAGAGAAGATGAGAGCCGGGCCGCGCCTGTGCCAGCGCGGCGCGGCCGGCCGCGGTGACGACGCCGATGACGGGATAGCCGCCGGTCACCGGGCCGTCGGGACCGAGGACCACGGGAAGACCGTCGGGCGGGACCTGCACGGCGCCCGGCAGCATCCCCTCGCTGGCGAGCTCGCGGGACCCGGCATCCGATGCGCGCTCCAGCGGCGGTCCGTCGAGACGGATGCCGACGCGATCCGCACGGGCTCCGACGACCCACCGGGTGTCGAGCAGCGACCGCCGCGCCGCGGGGGTGAACCAGTCCGCCCGGGGGCCCGCCGCGACGGGGACGACGATCGTGTCGGGCGGCGGCGTCCACGGCCAGAGGTCGACCGCGGGGACGGGATGCCGCGCGGCATCCGACGTCGCGATCTCGTCGCCCGCGCGAAGCGACTCCGGTCCGATGCCGGCGAGGGTGTCGGTCGCGGCGGAGCCGAGCACGGGGTGCGTTGCCACTCCCCCACGGACGGCGAGGAGGGCGCGGACTCCGGCGCGGAACGCGCCGATCTCCAGCTCCGTCCCGGCCGGCCATCGCTGCGGGCGGTACGGGTCGACCTCGCGGCCCGCGACGCGGATCGGCCCCCACGCTCCGGTCACCGCGATCCAGAGGTCGCCGGACGCGGTCGCGCGGAATCCGCCCACGGTCACCTCGATCGCCGCCGCATCGGGCGTGTTGCCGACGAGCCGGTTGGCCGCGGCGAACGCCGGGCGATCCGCCGCGCCCGAGAGGGCGATTCCCTCGGCCAGCCGACCGGGGCGACCGGCATCCTGAATCGTCGCGAGCGCGCCCGGGTCGGTGACGGTGAACGCTCTCGGAGCGAGCGGCCGGGTGAGCACGCCGGCGGCGGCGACGCTCGCGGCCGCCACGCGCCGAAACCGCACCCGCGTCCCGGGGCGCAGCAGCACGGGACGCTCCGCGTCGGGGTCGAAGAGCGGTGCATCCGTCGTGCCGATCAGTTGCCAGCCGCCGGGGGTCTCGCGGGGGTACGCGCCGGTGAAGCCGCCCGCGAGCGCCACGGCCCCGCGCGGCACTCGGGTGCGCGGTGTCGCGCGGCGGGGGACGTCGAGGTCCCAGTCCTCGCTCGTGAGGTAGCCGAACCCGGGGGCGAACCCCGTGAACGCCACCGTCCACCGCGCCGCGAGGTGACGTTCGACGAGGTCGTCGACGGTCAGCCCCAGAAGGGATGCCGTCTCGGCGAGGTCCGCGCCGTCGTACGCGACGGCGAGCTCGACGTCCGCGGGCGGGACGCTCGCTGCGGGCGGGCGGGGCGCGGCATCCGTCCCTCCGATCCACGCACGGGCGGAGGAAAGGGGAAGGACGGACGGATCGACGTGGACCAGCACCGTCCTCGCCGCGGGGACGAGATCCCGCACCCCGCGCGGGCGCGTCTCGGCCAACCGCTCGTAGAGGCTCAGGATGTCCGCGAGCGACTCGACCTCGACGAGGAGGGCGCTGTCGCCGAACGGACGGATCACCACGGGGCGCGGATCCCGATGCCCGCAGCGTCGAGGGCGGCGCGGACGGCCCGGGCCATCGCGACCGATCCGGGGGTGTCGCCGTGGAGGCAGAGGGATGCCGCGGCGACGCGGATCATCGACCCGTCGACCGCCTCGACCACACCGTCCCGCACGAGCGTCACGGCTCGCGCGGCGACCGCGGCGTCGTCGTGCAGCAGGGCGCCCGGCTCGGTGCGCGGCACGAGCGCGCCGGACGGGAGGTACCCGCGGTCGAGGAAGGCTTCGACGACGAACGGGATGCCGCGATCCTCGGTCGCGCGGGCGATGGCCCCCGGCATCCCGAGCACGGGAAGCGGACGGCCGAGGTCGCTCGACGCATCCGCGACGGCAGCAGCGACCGCGCCGGCCGCCTCGGAGTCCGCCGAGACCGCGTGATAGAGCGCGCCGTGCGGCTTGACGTAGCGGAGGTCAGCGCCGACAGCGGCGAGCGCAGCGATCTGCTCCCGCACCTGCTCGCGGAGGAGCGCCGGGGGGACCGCGAGCGCCACGCGGCCGAACCCCGCGCGGTCGACGAAGGACGGGTGAGCCCCGACAGCGACCCCCCGCGCGGCTGCGCGGCGGACGGCATCCGTCATCGAAACGGCGTCGCCCGCGTGACCGCCGCACGCGACGGAGGCGCTCGAGACGACGGCGAACATCGCCTCATCGTCGGCGGTGGGGACGCCGTCGACGGTCTCACCGAGGTCCGCGTTCAGGTCGATCGACGCCATGAGGCCACGGTACCGGCGAGGCGATGGTGAACGGCGGGCGAAGCATCCGTCAACCTGTGCGCCGTCCGAGGGTGACGGCCGTAGCGTCGGGGATGTCGCCGGAGGTCCGCTCCGGCCGGAAGGAGTACCGCTGTGGCGTACATCACCGTCGGGACCGAGAACTCGGTCGACATCGACATCTTCTACACCGACCAGGGGTCGGGTCAGCCCGTCGTGCTGATCCACGGTTTCCCTCTGAACGGCGAGTCGTGGGGCAAGCAGCAGGCCGCGCTGCTGGATGCCGGCTATCGGGTCATCGCGTACGACCGACGCGGCTTCGGCGCGTCGACCAAGACGGCGTCGGGCTCGGACTACGACACCTTCGCCGCCGACCTGCACGCCCTCGTCGAGGAACTCGAACTGACGGATGCCGTCCTCGTCGGGTTCTCGATGGGCACCGGCGAGATCGCGCGGTACCTCTCGCGCTACGGCGCAGACCGCATCGCCAAGGTCGCCTTCCTCGGTTCACTCGAGCCGTGGCTCCTGAAGACCGACGAGAACCCCGACGGTGCGGGCGATCAGGCGTTCTTCGACGGCACGGCTGCGGCGGTCGCCGAGGACCGGTACGCGTTCTTGACCGGGTTCTTCCAGAACTTCTACAACCTCGACGACAACCTCGGCACTCGCATCTCGCAGGAAGCAGTCGACGCCTCGGTCGCCGTCGCGAACCAGGCCGGCAACGCCGCCATCGCCGCCGCGCCCCTGACGTGGCCGACGGATTTCCGTGCGGACATCCCCGCGGTGACGGTTCCCGCGCTCATCGTCCACGGGACGGCGGACAACGTCCTCCCGATCGACGCGACCGCACGTCGATTCCGTGAGCTCCTGCCCGAGGCGACCTACGTCGAGATCGAGGGCGCCCCGCACGGCCTGCTCTGGACCCACGGCGCCGAGGTCAACGAGGCACTGCGGGGGTTCCTGCAGGCCTGATGCCTCCTGCCGGCAGCCCGCCCGTCGCCGGGTGGGCTGCCGGCGCTGGTGCGTGGGCAGGCCGCATGCCACGATGAAGGCACGAGCGAGGGGGTCGCCATGGCGGATGCTGCAGTGCAGGAGACGACGACGGGGAAGTCGATGGTCATCAACCGTGCGCTGACCGCACGGCTGGCACGCGACCATCAGCGGACGAAGGAGCCCGGGCTATGGGCGGCCGGGATCGCCCTGTTCCTGCTGCTCGGCGTCGGGATGTTCGCCCTGAACGGCAACTTCCGCTCCCTCGTGATCGCCGGGTTCTGGGCCGTGATCCTCGTCATCGCCCTCTTCTCCGTCCGCCGGATGGGGTCGCAGAAACTCACCCGCGTCATCGAGGGGATCTACCCGCACGGAGACCGCCTCACCGTCGCGGCGACCGACGCCGGCCTGACGGTGACCACCTCGGCCACGAGCCTCACGGTCGCGGCATCCGCCATCTGGCGCGTCTCGACGGCGCCGAACTCGGTCATGGTGCGGATCACCGGACTCACGGGACCGGCGATCATCGTGCCGCGGGAGCTCCTCGACGACGCCGACGTGTCGCGCCTGCGCGCTGCGGCTCCCCGCATCCGTCGCCCCTGACGACGCTCCCCTGTCCCGAACCGCGCCCGCCGACGGCGCGTCGTGACAGGCGAGCGGATGCCGGGGCTCAGCCGACGACGACGGCCTCGGGGATGCGCGCCTGCATGACGGCGAGCGCGTCGGGACTGTGGTCGACGAGGACGGCGTCACGGCCGAGCGCATGGGCGACCGCACCGGTCGTGCCGGACCCGGCGAAGAGGTCGAGCACGCGGTCGCCGGGACGGCTCGACGCCTGCACGATGCGGCGCAGGATCCCCTCGGGCTTCTGCGTCGGGTAGCCGGTCTTCTCGCGCCCGGACGTGGGGACGATCGTGTGCCACCAGACGTCGGTCGGCAGCTTGCCGCGCGCGGCCTTCTCGGGCGTGACGAGACCGGGCGCCATGTAGGGCTCTCGGTCGACGGCATCCGAGTCGAAGAAGTACGCGGACGGGTCCTTCACGTAGACGAGGATCGTGTCGTGCTTGCTCGGCCAGCGCTTGCGGGACTTCGCACCGTAGTCGTAGGCCCAGATGAGTTCGTTGAGGAAGCAGTCGCGGCCGAAGACGGCATCCAGCATCACCTTGGCATAGTGCGCCTCGCGGTAGTCGAGGTGCAGGTAGAGGGTGCCGTCGTCGGCGAGCAGCCGCCACGCCTCGCGCAGCCGCGGCTCGAGGAAGCCCCAGTAGTCGTCGAACCGGTCGTCGTAGAGCTTCAGCGCGCCGCGGGTGCGGGCGTAGGACGTGCCGCGGAATCCGCCCTTGACCGGGCCGCCGGCCGGTGCGGGCGCGTCGGGGTCGGGCTGCAAGCCCTCCGTGCGGACCGCGGACTCGATCGCGCGTTCCTGCGTGCGCCCCGTGTTGAAGGGCGGGTCGAGGTAGACGAGCGTGAACGACGCGTCCGGCAGTCGCCGGGCGACCTCGAGGTTGTCGCCGAGGTGGATCTCGACGGTCACGGAACGCGGCGGAGCCAGGCGTCCGTCGAGAACTTCGACTCGACGAGTGCCTCGGCTTCGGCGTACTCCTCCGCGGAGATCGACCCCGGCTTCGCGCCGTAGAGCGAGGTGAAGGTTTCGATGAAGCGCTCGATGATCTCGGCGCGCGGCAGGCCGGTCTGACTGCGGAGGGGGTCGACCCGCTTCGCCGCGGAGGCCGTGCCCTTGTCGGAGAGCTTCTCACGCCCGATCCGGAGGACTTCGGTCAGCACCTGGCCGTCCATGTCGTAGCTGAGGGTCGCGTGGTGCAGCACTCCCCCGTTGGCGAGACGCTTCTGCGCGGCGCCGCCGATCTTGCCCTTCGACGACGCGATGTCGTTGAGCGGCTGGTAGGTCGCGTCGATCCCGAGCGAGCGGAGCGCGTGCAGCACCCAGTCGTCGAGGAAGGCGTACGAGTCCGCGAAGGTGAGCCCTGCGACGAGGGATGCCGGCACGTACAGCGAATAGGTGACGATCGACCCCGCTGCCATGAGCATCGCTCCGCCGCCGGAGATCCGGCGGACGACCTGGAAGCCGTGCTTCGCGGCGCCGTCGGGGTCGACCTCGTTGCGAAGGGACTGGAACGAACCGATGACGACAGCGGACTGATCCCATTCCCAGATGCGGAGCGTGGGTGTCCGGCGACCGTCGCCGACGCGAGCGGTCAGGACCTCGTCGAGCGCGAGGTTCATCGCCGGCGAAACGGCCTTCTCGTGGATGACCTCCCACTCGAACTCCGACCAACCGGGCGCGACGATGAGTGCCCGGCGGACGGCGGTGGCGACGGCCTCGGGCGTGAAGCCCAGCAGCTGGGCGCCCTCGGGGAGCGCACCGCGGACGGCGGCCGCGATCGTCGCGACATCGGCCTCAGTGGGCAGGCCCGTCACCGCCGCGTCGATGTCGGCGAGCGCGTCGTCGGGTTCGAGGAAGAAGTCGCCTGCGAGGTGGAAGTCCGCGATGCGGCCGTCCTCCACCTCGAGGTCGACGACGACCAACTTGCCGCCAGGGACCTTGTACTCGCCGTGCATGGTCTTATTCTCCCGTGTCCGCGGCGGGCGCGGGTGCACTGTCGGCGACGGATGCCGCATCCCGGCGCGCGATGCGCGCATCGAGCCAGGCGACGAGGTCGGCGAAGGCCTCCGGGGCACAGCGCTCGTTGAAGATCTCGTGCCGGGCGTCGGGGTAGACGAGCGTCGTCACGTCGGTCAGCCCGGAGCGGGAGCGGTAGGCCTCGGCGAGGCGGTGGACGCTCCGCGGGCCGCCGACCGGATCGTCCCGGCCGACCAGGAGGAGCACGGGAAGGGCGACGCCGAGGTCCTTGCGGGGCTTGCCGATGAGCCGCAGCGTATCGAGCGGCCCGAAGAGCTTCGGGAGGGGGACGAGGGTCGTGAGCGGGTCGTCGAGGAAGGCGCGGCCGACCGCGGCATCCGTCGAGAGCCACTCGGCCCCGGTCGCACCGGGTCCCGCCCAACGCTTGTTGAGAGGCGCGGCGTTGAGGGCGCCGGGCCAGAGGAGGGACGACCCGGAGAGGACGACGGCGTCGTAGGCGCGCGGGTCGAGGTTCACGAGCTTCTGCGCGAGGAACGAGCCCCACGAGTGCCCGAGAAGGACGAGCGGCAGCCCGGGGTTCTCGTCGCGGATGATCTGGGTGAACTGCTGCAGGCCGGTGACCGTGGCGCGAAGGCCGCCGGCTCCGAGCCGCCCGAGACGAGAGTGGTCGCCGCCGTGCTGGCGGAGTCCGGTGCGGCCGTGGCCGCGGTGGTCATCGGCGTAGACGGTGAAGCCGTCGGCCGTGAGCGCGGCGATGACGCCGCCGTAGCGGCCGGCGTGCTCGCCGACGCCGTGGAGGAGTTGGACGACGCCGCGCAGTGCCCCTTGGGCCGGATGGACGTCGTAGACGATCGCGATGCCGTGTGCATCGATGAACTCGGGCATGGGTCGAATCCTAGGGGCCGGGAGAGCTCTCCTCCCAGCCGTTAGCCAAACTAATGAGCTATGCTAACGATCTATGAGTAGCGCACCCGACGACACGACGACGGATCTGGCCCATGCGGCATCCGATTTCCGCATGGCGACGTTCCGCCTCGCTCGTCGCCTCCGGTCGCAGCGTGCGGTCGACACGATGAGCGACGGTCAGTTCGCCGTCCTCGCCGCCCTCAACGTCCACGGGCCCCACACCCTCGGCGAGTTGGCGGAGCGGGAGCGCGTGTCGGCACCGTCGATGAACCGGACGGTCAACTGTCTCGAAGAACTCGGGTATCTCACCCGCACCCCCGACGAGAACGATCGGCGGAAGGTCGTCATCGACCTCACGGAGCCCGGGCGCGACGTCGTCGTCGAGACCGTCCGCCGCCGAGACTCGTGGCTCGAGCACGCCTTCGAAGAGCTGTCGGCGTCGCAGCGCGCCACGCTCGCCCGGGCCGCCGCGATCATGCAGGAGGTGGCCGGCCGATGAGTTCCGCCATGTTCCGTTCGTTCTCGGTGTTCAACTATCGGGTCTGGTTCATCGGCGCCCTCGTCTCGAACGTGGGCGCCTGGATGCAGGCGACCGCCCTCAGCTGGGTCGTCCTGACGCAGCTGACCGACAACGACGCGACGGCCATGGGCATCACCATGGCGCTGCAGTTCGCGCCGCCGCTGCTGCTCGTGGGCGTCACCGGGCTCGTGGCCGACCGGTTCGACCGCCGCAAGCTGCTGTTCTTCACGCAGGGCTCGCTCATGCTGCTGGGTCTCACCATCGGCGTCCTGCTGCTGATGGGCAGCATGAACCTCTGGACCATGTACGCCTTCGCCTTCGCGCTCGGCGTCGTCGCCGCCTTCGACAACCCCACGCGCCAGGCGTTCGTGTCCGACCTCGTCGCCCGCGAGAACGCATCGAACGCGGTCGCCCTGAACGCGGCATCCTTCAACACGGCCCGCATGATCGGGCCCGCCGTCGCGGGCCTCGTCATCGTCGCCGTCGGCACAGGGTGGGTGTTCCTGCTCAACGCCCTGACGTTCCTCGCCATGCTGATCGCCCTGAGCCTCATCCGCAGCGCGGAACTCGCGCCCCGGCCGAAGCTGCGGAGCGCCGCGCGGATGGCGGACGGCCTGCGTTACGTCGGCGGCCGACCCGACCTCATCGTGACCTTCATCATGGTGTTCCTGCTCGGCGCGTTCGGCATGAACTTCCCGATCCTCGCCTCGACGATGGCGATCGAGTTCGGGCAGCAGGCCGACGGGTACGGCATCCTCAGTTCGATCCTCGCCATCGGGTCGCTCGCGGGAGCACTGCTCGCCGCGCGCCGCGACCGCGCACGGCTGCGCCTCGTCATCGGCGGGCTCGGACTGTTCGCCGTCGCGTCAGCGCTGTCGGCGGCGATGCCGGTCTACATCGCCTACGCCGCGACGCTCATGCTCATCGGGTTCGCCACGGTCACGACGCTGACCACCGCCAACGGCTACGTGCAGACGACCACCGAACCGGCCCTTCGCGGCCGGGTGCTCGCCTTGTACATGGCGATCCTCATGGGCGGCACCCCGTTCGGCGCTCCCATCGTGGGCTGGGCGGCCGACGAGTTCGGCCCGCGCGCCGCGATCCTCCTCGGTGCGGCCGCCGCCCTCATCGCCTTCGCCGTCGGCGGCGGGTGGCTGCTGTTCTCGGGTCGACTCCACCGTCACGAGTCGCGTCGCTTCGCAGTGACGATCGACGAGACCCGGCCGATCAGCGTCGTCGCTCCCGAGGAGTTCAGCGACGAGGTCGCCGCGACTACTCCGATCCGACTGCCCGGTGCCGACACGGCGACCCCGAAGGATGCCGCGGCTCGACGGACGTGACCGCCGCCGCCTCGGCGGTTCCGGGGACCCCACGTGCCGTTCGCGAGGCATCCGAGCGACATGAAGCGTCCCTTGAACAGCGGCAGCCCGCGTCAGACGCCGCGCACCGCCGCGCGAACGTCCTCGTAGCCGTCAGCCGATGCGGTGATGACGACCTCGCCCGGCCCGTCCACGCGGACCACCGCGAGCACGCGACCGTCGTACGTCGTGTACGAGGAGGCGCCGAACGACTCCTCGGTGCGCGCCCGCCCCGACCCGAGACCTGCCAGGACAGCCGGGCCCGAGACGGAGACCTCGACCGGCAAGTCGCGGTCGGCGACGGCGATGCCGTCGTCGTCCGCGAGGGTGATCGCGACGAAAGCGAGCCCGCCGACCGCGACTTCGTCGCGTTCGGCGCGGACGTGGAGGCGCGGGGTGCCGGCGGCGCGGAGGACGTGCCTGCCGATCTCCTCGCCCGCGCGCCGGGCGACGGCGACGAGCTCGCCGGGGCGGAACTCGGTCTCGAACCGGGCGATGAAGGCCTTCTCGACGCCGACGGCCGCCGATCCGATGCTCCTGCCATCGAGCAACAGTTCGACCTCGTCGGCGTCCGCATACACGTCCACCGTCACCGGGGCGCCCGGCGCGGCATCCCAACTCCACGTCGACACGGTGTCGGTCCACGACCACGGTGTCGTCTCGGTCGGACGGCCATGATGCTGCGGACGGTGGACGGCGATGTAAGGATCGGTGCGCAGGCCGTAGACGACCTCGCGGTAGTACGAGATCGTCCGACGGTGACCCGTGATGTCGATGTCTCCGGACTCGGCGAGACGGTAGGGGTAGGGCCCGGCGGTGCCGGTGGACTCGTACCCGGGCTCGTCCGTGTAGTCGACGCGGCCGATCCCGGCCTCGCCGAGGTAATCCCACCCTGTCCAGGTGAAATCCCCGATCACGTGCGGCAGCTCCGTCACGAGCGACCACATCACGTCGATGCGCTGCGGGAAGGTCTCGGATCCGACGATGATGCGGTTCGGGTGGTCGACGGCATCCTGCCGGTACCGGGAATCCGCGTAGTTCAGGCCGACGATGTCGAGCACCGCGGCGGACTCCTCGATCGAGGCGCTGACCAGCGGCGAGGCGTTCATGAGTCCCATCGCGTCGCCCATGTTCGCCATCATCGTGTTGGCGTCCTCGACCTGCTCGCGCGCCTCCGCCATCCTCGGCAGGTTGGCGATGACGCCGTTGATGCCGTTCGTCACGAAGCGGGTCGGGTCGAGGTCACGGACGCGCTCGGCGAGCCGGCGGCTCCACGTGGACCC
This DNA window, taken from Microbacterium sp. MM2322, encodes the following:
- a CDS encoding glycoside hydrolase family 2 TIM barrel-domain containing protein, translated to MTRTTLHDGWTVAPKLGPFESHPDGAGPVAVGLPHDALRDLPRSASEVQGVHSGYTPGGAFEYVRPLEVPESWRDKTVRIEFEGVYRDAVVFLNGEVVTHEANGYAGFSAELDPFLRFGETNTLTVEARAHRDSRWYSGAGIYRPVHLVVSDPVHIAKDGVVVTTPDVDDERAVVAVAVAVRNATRHTRETRMAWTVTGPTGTVAASGSSPVTVLPGTDAVARARLVVDRPLRWHPDHPHLYSLRTTVTDAAGAVLDEEVTVFGIRTLQLDPRNGLRINGRTVKLRGACVHHDNGPLGAATFDDAEDRRVRLLKVAGFNALRSAHNPMSRAMLDACDRHGLVVMDELADAWTRAKAPHDATTTFPERWKRDVAGLIAKDRNHPSVVMYSIGNEILELGTPVGSTWSRRLAERVRDLDPTRFVTNGINGVIANLPRMAEAREQVEDANTMMANMGDAMGLMNASPLVSASIEESAAVLDIVGLNYADSRYRQDAVDHPNRIIVGSETFPQRIDVMWSLVTELPHVIGDFTWTGWDYLGEAGIGRVDYTDEPGYESTGTAGPYPYRLAESGDIDITGHRRTISYYREVVYGLRTDPYIAVHRPQHHGRPTETTPWSWTDTVSTWSWDAAPGAPVTVDVYADADEVELLLDGRSIGSAAVGVEKAFIARFETEFRPGELVAVARRAGEEIGRHVLRAAGTPRLHVRAERDEVAVGGLAFVAITLADDDGIAVADRDLPVEVSVSGPAVLAGLGSGRARTEESFGASSYTTYDGRVLAVVRVDGPGEVVITASADGYEDVRAAVRGV